A genomic window from Emys orbicularis isolate rEmyOrb1 chromosome 24, rEmyOrb1.hap1, whole genome shotgun sequence includes:
- the GTPBP3 gene encoding LOW QUALITY PROTEIN: tRNA modification GTPase GTPBP3, mitochondrial (The sequence of the model RefSeq protein was modified relative to this genomic sequence to represent the inferred CDS: deleted 2 bases in 2 codons), with the protein MEGALLGAGLAHSPPPRLLRPAGGAMWPGTWRKVLAGLSPVSGAARRVVKRLYCPAGKRDTIFALSSGHGKCGVAVIRTSGPASGAALRSLTGQQELPRPRAVTLRRIHDPSSTETLDRGLVIWFPGPHSFTGEDCSELHVHGGPAVVGGVLQALGRLPGLRPADPGEFTKRAFQNGKLGLTEVEGLGDLIHAETEAQRRQALRQMEGELGQLYQRWSEELTKALAHVEAFIDFSEDDNLEEGVLARVDAAVQALEEEVRRHLQDGRRGERLRGGVHVVIAGPTNAGKSSLLNLLCQRPAAIVSPVAGTTRDVVESALNIGGYPVVLSDTAGLRETQDAVEREGVSRARERLQRADVVLAVLAAVDIAPEPGCLADALQAVLPPGVPARRAPCILVLNKADLLEEGHGGALLGACGEGALPPTCLLSCKTGEGVDRLLSLLGTQLEQMCGDPLAGSPSLTQARHRLHLTSCLGSLGQYHGYKFLDLVLAAEELRLARRHLGKITGRVSAEEILDIVFRDFCVGK; encoded by the exons ATGGAGGGGgcgctgctgggggcggggcttgctcaC TCTCCTCCCCCCCGGTTGCTGCGCCCTGCC GGGGGGGCCATGTGGCCTGGCACGTGGAGGAAGGTGCTGGCAGGGCTCAGCCCTGTGTCTGGCGCTGCtcgcag GGTTGTCAAGCGGCTCTACTGCCCTGCGGGGAAGAGAGACACCATCTTCGCCTTGTCTTCGGGCCATGGGAAATGCGGCGTGGCCGTGATCCGGACCAGCGGCCCCGCCAGCGGAGCAGCCCTGCGGAGTCTAACGGGGCAGCAGGAGCTGCCCCGGCCTAGAGCCGTCACCTTGCGGAGGATCCACGACCCCAGCTCCACGGAGACTCTGGACAGGGGCCTGGTCATCTGGTTCCCAG GGCCCCACAGTTTCACCGGGGAGGACTGCTCCGAGCTGCACGTCCACGGGGGGCCGGCAGTGGTGGGCGGCGTGCTCCAGGCCTTGG GGCGCCTGCCCGGCCTGCGCCCAGCTGACCCCGGCGAGTTCACCAAGCGAGCTTTCCAGAACGGCAAGCTGGGCCTGACCgaggtggaggggctgggggacctGATCCACGCCGAGACGGAGGCCCAGAGGAGGCAGGCGCTGCGGCAgatggagggggagctggggcagctGTACCAACGCTGGAGTGAGGAGCTCACCAAG GCTCTGGCCCACGTAGAAGCCTTTATCGACTTCAGCGAAGACGACAATCTAGAGGAGGGCGTGCTGGCTCGAG TGGACGCTGCCGTGCAGGcgctggaggaggaggtgaggagaCACCTGCAGGACGGGCGGCGCGGGGAGCGGCTGCGCGGGGGAGTTCACGTGGTGATTGCTGGCCCCACCAACGCTGGCAAGAGCAGCCTGCTCAACCTCCTGT GCCAGAGGCCTGCGGCCATCGTGTCCCCCGTTGCGGGGACGACGCGGGACGTGGTGGAGTCGGCTCTGAACATCGGTGGCTACCCCGTGGTGCTGAGTGACACGGCCGGGCTGCGGGAGACCCAAGATGCCGTTGAGCGGGAGGGCGTGAGCCGAGCTCGGGAGAG gctgcagcgagcggacgtggtgctggccgtgCTGGCCGCGGTGGACATTGCTCCGGAGCCTGGGTGCCTTGCCGACGCCTTGCAAGCCGTCCTGCCCCCCGGAGTCCCGGCCCGACGGGCGCCCTGCATCCTGGTCCTGAACAAGGCAGACCTGCTGGAGGAGGGGCACGGGGGGGCCCTGCTGGGAGCCTGCGGGGAGGGGGCgttgccccccacctgcctgctCTCCTGCAAGACTGGAGAGGGTGTGGACCGCCTCCTGAGCCTGCTGGGGACACAGCTGGAGCAGAT GTGCGGCGACCCTCTGGCCGGCTCCCCGAGCCTCACGCAGGCACGGCACCGCCTCCACCTCACCAGCTGCCTGGGCTCACTGGGCCAGTACCACGGCTACAAGTTCCTGGATCTGGTGCTGGCAGCCGAGGAGCTGCGGCTGGCCCGCAGGCACCTGGGGAAGATCACGGGCCGAGTCAGCGCCGAGGAGATCCTGGATATCGTCTTCAGGGACTTCTGTGTCGGGAAGTGA